The following proteins are encoded in a genomic region of Anomaloglossus baeobatrachus isolate aAnoBae1 chromosome 6, aAnoBae1.hap1, whole genome shotgun sequence:
- the LOC142243970 gene encoding patched domain-containing protein 3-like, whose translation MFSDQHNTSECHADCLEKPLSRGFRNLGKLIARNPWFFVITPIILSMGLGAGLYFLEEREINKLEDLFTPEGGIAKSQRDFIKMHFPMNESGQFSAQRLYTAGRFASLIIVTTSKNILYRSNFKELLKLDSTVKNLTSKSHLKFSQLCAQINGPTCLPANPLLTSMSNSTEEILITYPLLSNGEYGGLYIGGVTLGPGNHLEKAQALRFLYYLKDDNEKIQNISLEWLEYFMESLPHEIEKLQLKSLKVYHSTSISLQKEFEGSTESVIPLFSITYVVTVLFSILSCVSFDNVRNKIWLTTIGVISPGLAILASFGLLLLCGVPFSRTVANAPFLILGVGVDNMFIIISCWQQTKVKSTIEERMADTYQEAAVSITITTLTDVLAFYIGIMTHFPSVQSFCIYSGTALVFCYIYCITFFGGILALNGIHENKNRHWLTCMKVTDKKDDKRSLWYNACCVGGAYDTIRETETEHPITVFFYKYYGPLLTKRWAKVLVLVLYLLYLSASIYGSIQIQDGIDIRNLANADSSLTHFYDVEALYFSKYGPRIMVVVTNEADYWDIKTMEVIEACMQELEKNHNIAKEYTVSWLRTYQDVAKVENLNITTKGNFIKHLNHVYQNFSQYRQDIITNGHEIETSRFFIQAINIITLNDGKNMLTHLRDVTTNCGIEVFVYHPLFIYLDQYIVIIHNTIQNIVVATVVMLVISVLFIPDPLCALWVTFAIASIIVGVTGFMFFWKVNLDSISMINLVICIGFSVDFSAHIVYASVSNRKPNANQKVIDALHVLGYPIVQGVLSTILGIAALSVAQNYIFKTFFKIMLLVITFGALHGLLFIPVFLMTVGACRKSGNGEEEPKYDENKDKKVLPPAVIYKAQPLAADNQMRRPEVSLPGYVISTSNVKDYSSPDGNCFCMNWQGSVYSVLHQDVQKKGNENANELVEYRRRMLQVYLERETDQKYH comes from the exons ATGTTCTCAGACCAACATAATACTAGTGAGTGCCATGCTGACTgcttagaaaaaccactttctaggGGGTTTCGTAACCTGGGAAAACTAATAGCCAGGAACCCTTGGTTTTTTGTTATTACCCCTATTATTTTATCGATGGGTTTAGGGGCTGGTTTAtatttcctggaagaaagagaaatCAACAAGTTGGAAGACCTCTTCACTCCAGAGGGAGGTATCGCAAAGAGTCAACGAGATTTTATCAAGATGCATTTTCCCATGAATGAATCAGGCCAATTTTCTGCACAGAGACTGTATACAGCAGGAAGATTTGCTTCTCTTATTATTGTAACCACATCAAAGAATATCCTCTATAGGAGCAACTTCAAGGAACTTCTGAAGTTGGACTCAACGGTGAAAAACCTGACCTCAAAGTCTCATTTAAAATTTAGTCAACTATGTGCTCAAATAAATGGTCCCACCTGCCTTCCAGCCAACCCACTACTCACGTCAATGAGTAATAGTACAGAAGAAATCCTAATAACATACCCACTGCTGTCTAATGGGGAATATGGCGGACTGTACATTGGAGGAGTGACCCTAGGTCCTGGTAATCACTTAGAGAAAGCCCAGGCTCTACGGTTCTTATATTACCTGAAAGATGATAATGAAAAAATCCAAAATATTAGCTTGGAATGGCTGGAGTATTTCATGGAGTCTCTTCCTCATGAAATAGAGAAATTACAGCTAAAATCATTGAAG GTTTATCATTCAACGTCCATTTCTCTACAAAAAGAGTTTGAAGGAAGCACGGAAAGCGTCATCCCGTTATTCTCCATCACCTATGTGGTGACGGTGTTATTCTCTATACTATCTTGTGTCAG TTTTGACAATGTAAGAAATAAAATTTGGTTGACTACGATTGGAGTGATATCACCTGGATTAGCCATATTGGCAAGCTTTGGGTTGCTTCTACTGTGTGGAGTACCATTTTCCAGGACAGTTGCAAATGCACCCTTTCTTATTCTTG GAGTCGGGGTGGACAATATGTTCATTATAATCTCCTGTTGGCAGCAAACAAAGGTGAAGAGTACAATTGAAGAACGTATGGCTGACACATACCAAGAAGCAGCAGTTTCCATCACCATCACCACGCTTACGGATGTACTCGCTTTCTACATTGGTATTATGACTCACTTTCCCTCCGTGCAATCATTCTGCATCTACTCAGGAACTGCCCTAGTTTTTTGCTACATCTACTGCATAACTTTCTTTGGAGGAATACTGGCTTTGAATGGGATACATGAAAACAAAAACAGACATTGGTTAACGTGTATGAAAGTGACTGATAAAAAAGACGATAAAAGGAGCCTTTGGTATAATGCTTGTTGTGTTGGGGGAGCGTATGACACAATTCGGGAAACAGAAACTGAACACCCGATAACTGTATTTTTCTATAAGTACTACGGACCTCTTCTTACAAAACGATGGGCAAAAGTATTGGTGTTAGTTTTGTATCTGTTATACTTATCAGCCAGCATTTATGGAAGCATTCAGATACAAGATGGCATCGATATTCGAAATTTGGCAAATGCCGATTCTTCCTTAACCCACTTTTACGATGTAGAAGCTTTATATTTTTCTAAGTATGGTCCAAGAATTATGGTGGTGGTGACTAATGAAGCAGATTACTGGGATATAAAAACAATGGAGGTCATTGAAGCTTGTATGCAAGAGTTAGAAAAGAACCACAATATAGCCAAGGAATATACAGTGTCTTGGTTGAGAACATATCAGGATGTAGCTAAAGTGGAAAATTTGAACATAACCACTAAGGGGAATTTCATTAAACATTTAAATCATGTGTATCAAAATTTTTCGCAATATAGGCAAGATATCATAACTAATGGACATGAGATTGAGacatcaaggttctttatccaggcCATTAATATAATTACCCTGAATGATGGTAAAAATATGTTAACCCACTTACGAGATGTCACAACTAATTGTGGCATTGAAGTATTTGTCTATCACCCATTATTTATTTACTTGGACCAGTATATCGTAATAATTCATAACACTATTCAAAATATCGTAGTCGCCACAGTGGTCATGTTGGTCATTTCGGTTCTGTTCATCCCAGACCCATTGTGTGCCTTGTGGGTAACATTTGCAATTGCATCCATTATAGTTGGTGTGACAGGCTTCATGTTTTTCTGGAAAGTCAACTTAGATTCTATATCGATGATAAATCTTGTCATATGTATAGGGTTTTCGGTCGACTTTTCAGCTCATATCGTATATGCAAGTGTTTCCAACAGGAAACCAAATGCCAACCAGAAGGTGATCGATGCCCTGCATGTTCTGGGTTACCCTATTGTACAAGGCGTTCTGTCAACAATTTTAGGAATTGCTGCCCTTTCTGTGGCACAAAACTATatattcaaaactttttttaagatCATGCTCCTTGTGATCACATTTGGTGCCCTACATGGGTTGCTATTTATACCTGTTTTTTTGATGACAGTAGGAGCCTGCAGAAAATCAGGTAATGGCGAAGAAGAGCCCAAATATGATGAAAATAAGGATAAAAAAGTTTTGCCACCTGCAGTTATTTACAAGGCTCAACCGTTAGCAGCTGATAACCAAATGAGAAGACCGGAAGTGAGTTTACCAGGATATGTCATTTCAACATCCAATGTAAAGGACTACAGTAGTCCTGACGGTAACTGCTTCTGTATGAATTGGCAGGGAAGTGTCTACTCTGTACTTCATCAAGATGTTCAAAAAAAGGGCAATGAAAATGCAAACGAACTTGTGGAATATAGAAGGAGAATGCTACAAGTTTATCTGGAACGTGAAACTGACCAGAAATACCACTAA